From a region of the Helianthus annuus cultivar XRQ/B chromosome 5, HanXRQr2.0-SUNRISE, whole genome shotgun sequence genome:
- the LOC110942411 gene encoding succinate dehydrogenase subunit 6, mitochondrial, translated as MATEGASEQSLFQGIKDFWSERFRILDSYHPYLRRETPLPSWSAADVQEFIASDPVHGPVLKKTRDAVKFLAVGGIVGGLSTAAFAWKYSKSPHGAALSLGAGAVFGMSFGQEIANHSLQLYKLDTMAAQVKFMEWWQKKTQGHF; from the exons ATGGCGACAGAAGGAGCTTCAGAGCAATCGCTATTTCAAGGAATCAAAGATTTCTGGAGCGAGAGATTCAGGATCTTGGATAGTTATCACCCTTACCTCCGCCGCGAAACCCCTCTTCCGTCATGGTCCGCCGCCGATGTGCAAGAATTCATCGCTTCAGATCCCGTTCACGGACCAGTT CTGAAGAAGACTCGTGATGCTGTGAAGTTTCTAGCTGTTGGAGGTATAGTAGGAGGTCTGTCAACTGCCGCCTTTGCGTGGAAATATTCAAAAAGCCCCCACG GTGCTGCACTTTCGCTGGGAGCAGGAGCAGTGTTTGGGATGAGTTTTGGTCAAGAAATTGCAAATCATTCGCTTCAACTTTACAAGCTAGACACCATGGCGGCCCAGGTCAAGTTCATGGAATGGTGGCAGAAGAAGACTCAAGGACACTTTTAA
- the LOC110942412 gene encoding uncharacterized protein LOC110942412 produces MQKQGASITEQHLSLTLQRYSPTTILTLLHEVAQVQDVKIDWNALIKHTKTGITNPREYQILWRHLAYCDPLLETLEKDTQPVDDDSDLECEREAFPTVSNEASAEAAACVKVLMASSSPNDIERGSVIEAPLTINIPRTKHPLENPQVANSVSGVSISVPVFVPTQLLPTVPSAEGLDNANGGTNNINLPPRRKRKPWSAAEDRELFAAVQKYGEGNWTHIVKSDFKGDRTASQLSQRWNIIKKRQNHPLMKTGSHLSEAQLAARRALNMALDKPGLDIPKPASSLGRTCPGNTSVQPTVADPPSTTLAQNYDSTLTGPKRQFPRPQPFPNRPLASGSDAVKAAAVAAGARIATQSAAAAILKQQLKSAIHIKTTRSPPAPGAHMGPDYFRAPCSRVSPNTPKVGPVVPLNQSEVKPWCSANSPELEPIQEDQVAVSSNLVANLGSKDQCQDTNPPNMNLEPEGR; encoded by the exons ATGCAGAAACAGGGAGCCTCAATCACTGAACAACACCTTTCCCTTACCTtgcaaag GTACTCGCCCACGACTATTCTAACTTTGCTTCATGAAGTGGCTCAAGTTCAAGACGTGAAGATAGATTGGAATGCGTTGATAAAGCATACCAAAACCGGCATAACAAACCCTAGGGAATACCAAATCTTGTGGCGCCATTTGGCGTATTGTGACCCGTTACTTGAGACGTTGGAAAAGGATACTCAGCCCGTA GATGACGATAGTGATTTAGAATGCGAACGTGAAGCTTTTCCAACTGTTAGCAATGAGGCTTCAGCAGAGGCTGCAGCTTGCGTGAAG GTACTCATGGCTTCTAGTTCACCAAATGACATAGAACGAGGCTCGGTCATCGAGGCACCGTTGACTATAAATATACCGAGAACGAAACATCCGTTAGAAAATCCGCAAGTTGCCAACTCAGTGAGTGGGGTCAGTATTTCAGTTCCGGTTTTTGTTCCAACTCAACTGCTCCCAACAGTTCCTTCTGCTGAAGGATTGGATAATGCAAATGGTGGTACAAATAATATTAACTTGCCACCTAGGCGGAAGCGAAAACCGTGGTCTGCAGCAGAAGACCGGGAGCTGTTTGCCGCTGTGCAGAAATACGGCGAAGGGAATTGGACCCACATTGTGAAATCGGATTTTAAGGGTGACAGAACCGCTTCACAACTGTCTCAG AGGTGGAATATCATCAAGAAACGTCAAAATCACCCGCTTATGAAAACCGGCTCACATCTTTCGGAGGCGCAATTAGCGGCCCGGCGGGCCCTTAACATGGCCCTTGATAAGCCCGGACTCGATATCCCAAAGCCAGCTTCTTCCCTTG GCAGGACATGTCCTGGAAATACCTCGGTTCAACCAACCGTGGCTGACCCACCGTCCACCACACTTGCACAAAATTACGATTCTACCCTGACAGGACCGAAAAGACAATTTCCAAGACCTCAACCGTTCCCAAACCGACCACTTGCATCGGGCTCAGACGCGGTAAAAGCAGCTGCAGTTGCTGCTGGTGCTCGAATTGCTACCCAATCAGCTGCTGCAGCAATATTGAAGCAACAGCTGAAGAGTGCAATCCATATTAAAACAACTAGATCACCGCCTGCACCGGGGGCTCACATGGGTCCAGACTATTTCCGTGCACCCTGTTCTAGAGTCTCGCCAAACACACCAAAAGTGGGACCTGTGGTTCCATTGAATCAGTCTGAAGTTAAACCTTGGTGCTCAGCCAACTCACCCGAGCTCGAGCCCATTCAAGAAGATCAAGTGGCGGTTTCCAGCAATCTAGTTGCGAATTTGGGTTCGAAAGATCAATGTCAAGATACTAATCCACCAAATATGAATCTTGAACCAGAGGGACGATGA